One window of the Candidatus Bathyarchaeia archaeon genome contains the following:
- a CDS encoding elongation factor 1-beta — MAKVVVSLKIFPSDIDVSLDVLKEKIEKSIPSYASVYRFEEEPIAFGLVALIAHIVLPEDRAGGLDEVERCIQGLEGVGDIQTILVRRI; from the coding sequence TTGGCTAAAGTCGTGGTTTCGCTGAAAATATTTCCTTCAGACATAGATGTTAGCCTAGATGTTTTAAAGGAGAAAATAGAGAAGTCTATACCCAGCTACGCGTCAGTTTACAGGTTTGAGGAGGAGCCTATAGCCTTCGGTTTGGTCGCACTTATAGCTCACATAGTTCTGCCGGAAGACCGCGCTGGAGGCTTAGATGAGGTAGAGAGGTGCATACAGGGTCTAGAAGGCGTAGGCGACATTCAAACGATTTTAGTTAGGAGAATTTAG
- a CDS encoding NAD(P)/FAD-dependent oxidoreductase, with the protein MGRIEADIAVIGAGPSGLISAREASLRGVEVVVFEEHGEVGLPCHCAGLLSIKGLREINVPLNGSFVLNRVRGARFFSPSKLSFSIERKEHIACVVNRHIFDLFLAEQASRSGATIKLNSRVKRSRRCGSRWILDTDGEAAAKILIDAEGAASRILSMIGLKTLDKSRLLSGLQVDLEGVDLDPDYVEVYFSNKLAPGLFAWVIPLGEDSARVGLACRGSDVRMRLYKFIKKRFGEDFENKMRILKFYSGPVITQGAIKRTYGDGLLVVGDSAGQVKPISGGGVIFGGICASIAGEVASKAIIESNTSESFLKTYEVKWREKIGKELRTALFVRRMLDRLSDRNLDKVFSIIIEKEIYRDLTEGEMDFHGTLIMKTARRRLLSFFPVAVKAMITRLIMLGE; encoded by the coding sequence ATGGGGAGAATTGAGGCGGACATAGCCGTAATTGGAGCAGGCCCTTCGGGGCTAATCTCAGCTCGAGAGGCATCCTTAAGAGGCGTTGAAGTCGTTGTTTTTGAGGAGCATGGAGAAGTTGGGTTGCCATGCCATTGCGCTGGTCTTTTAAGCATAAAAGGCTTGAGAGAAATTAACGTTCCATTGAATGGCTCCTTCGTACTTAACAGGGTTAGAGGCGCGCGCTTCTTTTCACCATCAAAACTTTCATTTTCAATCGAGAGGAAGGAGCATATAGCTTGCGTTGTCAATCGCCATATCTTTGACCTATTTCTAGCAGAACAGGCCTCTAGAAGCGGCGCCACCATAAAGCTGAACTCACGGGTTAAGAGATCGAGGCGCTGCGGGAGCCGATGGATTCTAGATACTGATGGTGAGGCGGCTGCAAAAATACTTATTGACGCTGAAGGAGCCGCATCAAGGATACTCAGCATGATTGGCTTAAAAACGCTCGATAAAAGCCGCCTTCTAAGCGGTTTACAAGTAGATTTAGAAGGGGTGGACTTAGACCCGGACTATGTTGAAGTATACTTCAGTAACAAGTTAGCTCCGGGACTATTCGCTTGGGTTATACCTCTGGGCGAAGATTCCGCAAGGGTTGGCTTAGCGTGTAGAGGATCTGATGTGAGGATGCGACTATACAAGTTTATAAAAAAGCGTTTTGGGGAAGATTTCGAGAATAAGATGAGAATCCTCAAATTTTATTCGGGCCCAGTCATTACGCAAGGGGCCATTAAGAGAACTTACGGAGACGGCTTACTCGTCGTTGGCGACTCCGCTGGGCAGGTTAAACCCATAAGTGGGGGCGGCGTAATTTTCGGCGGAATCTGCGCCTCGATAGCTGGAGAGGTCGCCTCTAAGGCTATTATAGAAAGCAATACCAGTGAAAGTTTCCTAAAAACCTATGAGGTTAAATGGAGGGAGAAGATTGGGAAGGAGCTTAGAACCGCATTATTCGTTAGAAGAATGCTAGATAGGCTTTCTGATAGGAACTTAGACAAAGTCTTTTCAATAATAATTGAGAAAGAAATTTATAGGGATCTCACTGAGGGAGAAATGGATTTTCATGGAACTCTGATCATGAAGACCGCTAGGAGGAGACTTCTCAGCTTTTTTCCAGTGGCAGTTAAAGCCATGATAACGCGTCTAATAATGTTGGGAGAGTAG
- a CDS encoding zinc finger domain-containing protein, with product MPTCTSCNKIIPPGNNATSFQCPNCGEVTIWRCSKCRKFRRQYKCPNCGFIGP from the coding sequence ATGCCAACCTGCACATCATGCAATAAAATAATTCCGCCGGGAAACAACGCAACATCGTTCCAATGCCCAAACTGCGGCGAGGTAACCATATGGAGATGCTCTAAATGCCGAAAGTTTAGAAGGCAATACAAGTGCCCGAACTGTGGTTTTATAGGACCATAA
- a CDS encoding uroporphyrinogen decarboxylase family protein, whose translation MLSPRERCIRSILLEDPDRVPLNLNVRPEPYRELKKALKIVGKDSLDERLRVNKALGVDTANVSLGLKGGYLPEGVEVKEGPYGPAYTLCFKDGFEVRKDIWGVCSIWAPNHTYTYTYIDHPLRSMDIDEYNWPEIDEKTIDYAKKARKIFEDYCLYGGVTHLWEIAWQLTGFQEMIKIMFTDPRKVDNILDKLHRLRMNEASILCEVGADVIVDGDDVGTQRGLMMSPSMWRRFLKPRYAELASLCHRKGAFFFFHSDGWIEPIIPDLIEIGVDILNPIQPECMDPYRLKKMYGDKICFEGTIGVQSTLPFGRPEDVAQEVKKRIYDLGPTGLILGPTHSIQPDTPIENILAMYRTALKYGQNSRRLIS comes from the coding sequence TTGCTCAGCCCGAGGGAACGCTGCATCAGAAGCATTTTACTTGAAGATCCCGATAGGGTACCCCTCAACCTAAATGTTCGTCCAGAACCCTACAGGGAGCTTAAAAAGGCTCTAAAAATTGTTGGAAAAGACAGCTTGGATGAGAGACTTAGGGTTAATAAGGCTCTAGGAGTGGATACGGCCAATGTGAGTTTAGGTTTAAAGGGCGGGTACCTTCCAGAAGGTGTCGAAGTGAAGGAGGGACCCTATGGGCCCGCCTACACCTTGTGCTTTAAGGATGGATTTGAGGTTAGAAAAGACATATGGGGAGTATGTAGCATATGGGCGCCCAATCACACATACACTTACACCTATATAGATCACCCTTTGAGAAGCATGGATATCGACGAGTATAATTGGCCTGAAATCGATGAGAAAACCATAGATTACGCTAAAAAAGCCCGTAAAATATTTGAAGATTACTGCCTATACGGTGGGGTAACCCATCTTTGGGAGATAGCGTGGCAGTTAACTGGCTTCCAAGAGATGATTAAAATCATGTTTACTGACCCGCGTAAAGTGGACAACATCCTAGATAAACTTCATAGGCTTAGGATGAACGAAGCCTCGATCCTATGCGAGGTTGGAGCCGACGTAATAGTTGATGGAGACGATGTGGGAACGCAGAGAGGATTAATGATGTCTCCATCAATGTGGAGGCGCTTCCTTAAGCCAAGATATGCCGAGCTCGCGAGCCTATGCCATAGAAAGGGCGCGTTCTTCTTCTTTCACAGCGATGGGTGGATAGAGCCTATAATACCAGACCTAATAGAGATAGGCGTGGACATATTAAACCCGATCCAACCGGAATGTATGGATCCATATAGGCTTAAGAAAATGTATGGAGATAAAATATGTTTTGAGGGAACTATCGGTGTGCAGAGCACGCTGCCATTCGGTAGGCCAGAGGATGTCGCCCAAGAGGTCAAGAAGCGCATATATGATCTTGGGCCAACAGGTCTCATCTTAGGTCCAACCCACTCTATACAGCCGGACACCCCGATCGAAAATATTTTAGCGATGTATAGAACAGCGCTGAAATATGGGCAGAATAGTAGGCGACTGATTAGCTGA
- a CDS encoding FtsX-like permease family protein: MALYLMLLDFIRLALKALSERRARAILTIIGISIGPLVLVMMSSVVRSYSDYIVERVTSLGQNAIAIFPRENYRLGEEELNFIKSLEGVARAEPFYSTQGLLKRGSEEVRVSIFAIDYDLLFEAIGSLEILEGDIPSGTLNAIVGKKIAFKDGGEQFFILNDVITLTVPKIEGDRIIGKRNINVKIGAVLEEYGGALIVDPDSTVFLSPDAGKKLLGMKSWSGIFVLTRDPSYVRSTVSTLREKYEDSLQVIAFSAIAEAISSVTGAINFINFSTSLSAFAVAVAGIAATMITSVMERTREIGVMKAIGYTNNQILLLILLESIVMSVIGGSIGISLGVIGAHFLSSRGLTIRGIGLTLALSPKITSELLTQTMLLTMSIGLIGGILPAYRASKIPPIVALRYE; encoded by the coding sequence ATGGCGCTTTACCTAATGCTGCTGGATTTCATTAGGTTGGCGCTGAAGGCTCTGAGCGAGAGGAGGGCTAGAGCGATTCTCACGATAATCGGCATATCTATAGGGCCACTAGTTTTAGTTATGATGAGCTCAGTTGTTAGGAGCTACTCTGACTATATAGTTGAAAGGGTGACTTCCCTCGGGCAGAACGCTATAGCTATCTTTCCACGAGAAAATTATAGGCTAGGGGAAGAGGAGCTTAACTTCATCAAGTCTTTGGAGGGAGTAGCGAGGGCCGAGCCTTTCTATTCAACTCAAGGGCTGCTTAAAAGGGGGTCTGAAGAAGTTAGGGTCTCAATATTTGCCATAGACTATGACTTGCTATTCGAGGCTATCGGAAGCCTAGAGATACTTGAGGGCGATATACCCTCTGGAACGCTTAATGCTATAGTCGGTAAGAAGATAGCATTTAAGGATGGTGGAGAGCAATTCTTCATACTTAACGATGTCATAACTTTAACGGTTCCGAAGATTGAGGGCGACAGAATCATAGGTAAGAGAAACATAAATGTTAAAATTGGCGCGGTTCTAGAGGAATATGGCGGAGCCTTAATAGTTGATCCAGACTCAACAGTTTTCCTAAGCCCTGATGCTGGCAAAAAGCTTTTGGGGATGAAGAGCTGGTCTGGGATATTCGTTCTCACGCGCGATCCCTCGTACGTTAGGAGCACTGTTTCAACCCTGAGGGAGAAATATGAGGACAGCCTTCAAGTAATAGCGTTTAGCGCGATAGCTGAAGCGATCTCAAGCGTTACTGGCGCAATAAACTTCATAAACTTTTCAACCTCGCTCTCAGCTTTCGCCGTAGCTGTGGCTGGGATCGCCGCCACGATGATAACGTCCGTTATGGAGAGGACTCGTGAAATAGGTGTGATGAAAGCCATAGGCTACACAAACAATCAAATTCTGCTTCTAATCCTTTTAGAATCCATAGTCATGAGCGTTATCGGCGGCTCAATTGGTATATCGCTTGGCGTTATTGGCGCTCACTTCTTATCTTCTAGGGGCCTAACTATAAGAGGCATAGGGTTGACACTCGCACTAAGCCCAAAGATAACATCCGAGCTACTGACACAGACAATGTTGCTCACAATGTCGATAGGTTTAATAGGTGGAATTCTGCCGGCCTACAGGGCTTCGAAAATACCGCCTATAGTAGCCTTAAGATATGAATAG
- a CDS encoding ABC transporter ATP-binding protein: protein MATSRRALIELLDVSKEYRVGEFSTVALRGITFRVYEGDLVAIMGPSGSGKTTLLNMLGLLDRPTKGRIFFEERDVSKLSDRDLANLRNRKIGFVFQTFNLINRLTVFENVELPLIPRGIPRSVRAEMVKEAIFKVGGDLSWLRKKPNQLSGGQQQRVAIARAIVGNPPIILADEPTGNLDRASARTVIETFLNLNKEGHSIIVVTHDPEVANCTEKIYIIRDGAIVGEYEANQKESLVAKMPHSAKEEKP, encoded by the coding sequence ATGGCCACCTCAAGAAGAGCGCTAATCGAGCTACTAGATGTTAGTAAAGAATATAGGGTTGGCGAGTTTTCTACCGTGGCCCTTAGAGGAATTACCTTTAGAGTCTATGAGGGTGATCTGGTAGCCATAATGGGGCCTTCAGGCTCAGGTAAGACGACGCTGCTTAATATGCTTGGTCTCCTAGATAGGCCAACTAAGGGAAGAATATTTTTTGAGGAGAGGGATGTCTCAAAACTTAGCGACAGGGATCTCGCTAACCTAAGGAACAGGAAAATCGGTTTCGTCTTTCAAACCTTCAATTTAATCAATAGGCTGACGGTCTTCGAAAATGTGGAGCTGCCGCTAATACCTAGAGGAATCCCTCGCAGTGTTAGGGCTGAGATGGTTAAGGAGGCCATATTTAAGGTTGGAGGGGATTTAAGCTGGCTGAGAAAGAAGCCAAACCAGCTCTCTGGCGGACAGCAGCAGAGAGTCGCTATTGCCAGAGCGATTGTCGGCAACCCGCCTATTATTCTCGCCGATGAGCCGACGGGAAACTTGGATAGGGCTTCGGCTAGAACCGTTATTGAAACCTTCCTGAACTTAAACAAGGAGGGCCATTCCATAATAGTTGTGACACATGACCCGGAAGTTGCGAACTGCACGGAGAAAATATATATTATAAGGGATGGAGCAATAGTTGGTGAGTATGAAGCTAACCAGAAGGAATCCCTCGTGGCCAAGATGCCGCATAGCGCTAAGGAGGAAAAACCATGA